A genomic stretch from Thauera sp. GDN1 includes:
- a CDS encoding sigma-70 family RNA polymerase sigma factor — translation MNEARAAQDAADVARARAGDTAAFAVLVRRHQDRVFGFILRMLDARDEAMELTQDVFLKAWQALPAWRPEASFSTWLLQIARNAALDQLRRRQLVRFAPLEDGMDVADAAPGPEAHYAGRQRQARLEHALQRIAAEHREILLLREIEDLSYGELAAVLGVPEGTVKSRLARARAALLEHFRPDAGAKHE, via the coding sequence ATGAACGAGGCGCGCGCGGCGCAGGATGCGGCCGATGTCGCGCGCGCCCGCGCGGGCGACACGGCCGCGTTCGCCGTGCTGGTGCGCCGTCACCAGGACCGCGTGTTCGGCTTCATCCTGCGCATGCTCGACGCCCGCGACGAAGCCATGGAGCTGACGCAGGACGTGTTCCTGAAGGCCTGGCAGGCGTTGCCGGCGTGGCGCCCCGAGGCCAGCTTCTCCACCTGGCTGCTGCAGATCGCGCGCAACGCCGCCCTCGACCAGTTGCGCCGCCGGCAGCTCGTCCGCTTCGCGCCGCTGGAGGATGGCATGGACGTGGCCGATGCCGCGCCGGGTCCGGAGGCGCACTACGCCGGCCGTCAGCGCCAGGCCCGGCTCGAGCACGCCCTGCAGCGGATCGCAGCCGAGCACCGCGAGATCCTGCTGTTGCGCGAGATCGAAGACCTGTCCTACGGCGAGCTCGCCGCCGTGCTGGGTGTCCCCGAGGGCACGGTGAAGTCGCGGCTCGCGCGCGCCCGCGCGGCGCTCCTCGAACATTTCCGCCCCGATGCCGGAGCCAAGCATGAATAG
- a CDS encoding enoyl-CoA hydratase/isomerase family protein — translation MLLSDIETPPTVLAHVLDGVGVLTLDRPAVLNALDLATVRALTRQLGAWADDPAIRMVLLRGSGERAFCAGGDVRSLYQLQRQGSPELGRFFDEEYALDCLIHRYPKPTIALMDGVVMGGGMGLAQGCTHRLVTERTRMAMPETAIGLFPDVGGSYFLSRLPPALGAWIGVVGDTLSGADAVLSGLADHLLPSAFLADLAAVIAAVDANVWPIAPTHTTLPSLLTPPVQAAIERHFGQPGVAQILASLAAETDPAVRAWVERTLGLLQKRSPLMLLVTFEQLQRGRRLGLEDCFRMERTMMAHCFAHGDTMEGIRALLVDKDRAPRWRHGSVGEVRPEEVAAFFA, via the coding sequence GTGCTGCTCTCCGACATCGAAACCCCTCCCACGGTCCTGGCCCACGTCCTCGACGGCGTGGGCGTGCTCACCCTCGACCGCCCGGCGGTGCTCAATGCGCTCGACCTCGCCACCGTGCGCGCGCTCACCCGCCAGCTCGGCGCGTGGGCGGACGACCCCGCCATCCGCATGGTGCTGCTGCGCGGCAGCGGCGAGCGCGCGTTCTGCGCCGGCGGCGACGTGCGTTCGCTGTACCAGCTGCAGCGCCAAGGCTCGCCCGAGCTCGGGCGCTTCTTCGACGAGGAGTACGCCCTCGACTGCCTGATCCACCGCTATCCCAAGCCCACCATCGCGCTGATGGACGGCGTGGTGATGGGCGGCGGCATGGGGCTGGCGCAGGGCTGCACCCATCGCCTGGTCACCGAGCGCACCCGCATGGCGATGCCGGAGACGGCGATCGGCCTCTTTCCCGACGTGGGCGGCAGCTACTTCCTGTCCCGCCTGCCGCCGGCGCTGGGCGCTTGGATCGGCGTGGTCGGCGACACCCTGAGCGGTGCCGATGCGGTGCTGAGCGGCCTGGCCGACCACCTGCTGCCGAGCGCCTTCCTCGCCGATCTGGCGGCGGTGATCGCCGCCGTCGACGCCAATGTGTGGCCGATCGCGCCCACGCACACCACCCTCCCCAGCCTGCTCACCCCGCCGGTGCAGGCGGCGATCGAGCGCCACTTCGGCCAGCCCGGCGTGGCGCAGATCCTGGCCTCGCTCGCCGCCGAGACCGATCCGGCCGTGCGCGCGTGGGTGGAGCGCACCCTCGGCCTGCTGCAGAAGCGCTCGCCGCTGATGCTGCTCGTGACCTTCGAGCAGTTGCAGCGCGGCCGCCGGCTCGGCCTGGAGGACTGCTTCCGCATGGAGCGGACGATGATGGCGCACTGCTTCGCGCACGGCGACACGATGGAGGGCATCCGCGCGCTGCTGGTGGACAAGGACCGGGCGCCGCGCTGGCGGCATGGGTCGGTGGGCGAGGTGAGGCCGGAGGAGGTGGCGGCCTTCTTCGCCTGA
- a CDS encoding cold-shock protein encodes MATGTVKWFNDSKGFGFITPEAGGDDLFAHFSAIQGQGFKTLAEGQRVSFDVTTGPKGLQASNIRAA; translated from the coding sequence ATGGCAACAGGTACCGTCAAGTGGTTCAACGACTCCAAGGGCTTCGGCTTCATCACCCCGGAAGCCGGTGGTGACGATCTTTTCGCCCACTTTTCCGCCATCCAGGGCCAGGGCTTCAAGACCCTCGCGGAAGGCCAGCGCGTCAGCTTCGACGTGACCACCGGCCCCAAGGGCCTGCAGGCGTCCAACATCCGCGCCGCCTGA
- the glmS gene encoding glutamine--fructose-6-phosphate transaminase (isomerizing) produces MCGIVTAIATQNVVPVLLEGLRKLEYRGYDSAGLAVLAGELTRLRSCGRVAELAALADARQLSAHVGIAHTRWATHGVPSERNAHPHISGGLAVVHNGIIENFEAIRTALQAKGYVFESETDTEAIAHLVHDKLKGTPDLFEAVRQATNELVGAYAIGVVAEADPFRVIVARRGSPLLLGIGEDGMYAASDTAALLQVTRKIVYLEDGDLAELRRESFIVIRPDGTPVERPVHISSLSADAVELGKFRHYMQKEIFEQPQALAQTLELIAGGGGVSPQHFGARAAEVFDGARRVLVLACGTSYHAGLVARYWIEAIARLPVTVEIASEYRYRESVPDPDTLVVVISQSGETADTLAALKHAKALGMERTLAICNVPESAIVRETALRFITRAGPEIGVASTKAFTTQLAAFALLTLALAKLNGRLSAADEERHLGALRHLPVAVQKVLELEPEIEKWAQRFAGKEHALFLGRGSHWPIAMEGALKLKEISYIHAEAYAAGELKHGPLALVDKDMPVIAVSPADELLEKLKSNLQEVRARGGELYVFADAGSEIPESEGVHILHMPEHYGMLSPVLHVIPLQLLSYHAALVKGTDVDKPRNLAKSVTVE; encoded by the coding sequence ATGTGTGGCATCGTCACCGCAATCGCAACCCAGAACGTCGTCCCCGTGCTGCTCGAAGGCCTGCGCAAGCTCGAATACCGCGGCTACGACTCGGCCGGCCTCGCCGTGCTCGCCGGCGAACTCACCCGCCTGCGCTCCTGCGGCCGCGTGGCCGAACTCGCCGCGCTGGCCGATGCCCGCCAGCTCTCCGCCCACGTCGGCATCGCGCACACGCGCTGGGCCACCCACGGCGTGCCCTCCGAGCGCAACGCGCACCCGCACATCTCCGGCGGCCTGGCAGTCGTGCATAACGGCATCATCGAGAACTTCGAGGCGATCAGGACCGCGCTGCAGGCCAAGGGCTACGTGTTCGAGTCCGAGACCGACACCGAGGCCATCGCCCACCTCGTGCACGACAAGCTGAAGGGCACGCCCGACCTCTTCGAGGCGGTGCGCCAGGCCACCAACGAGCTGGTCGGCGCCTACGCCATCGGCGTGGTGGCCGAGGCCGATCCCTTCCGCGTCATCGTCGCCCGCCGCGGCTCGCCGCTGCTGCTCGGCATCGGCGAGGACGGCATGTACGCCGCCTCCGACACCGCCGCGCTGCTGCAGGTCACGCGCAAGATCGTCTATCTGGAAGACGGCGACCTCGCCGAGCTGCGCCGCGAGAGCTTCATCGTGATCCGCCCCGACGGCACGCCGGTCGAGCGCCCGGTGCACATCTCCAGCCTGTCGGCCGACGCGGTGGAACTCGGCAAGTTCCGCCACTACATGCAGAAGGAAATCTTCGAGCAGCCGCAGGCCCTGGCGCAGACCCTGGAGCTGATCGCCGGCGGCGGCGGGGTGAGCCCGCAGCACTTCGGCGCCCGTGCGGCCGAGGTCTTCGACGGCGCGCGCCGCGTGCTCGTGCTCGCCTGCGGCACCAGCTACCATGCCGGCCTGGTCGCGCGTTACTGGATCGAGGCCATCGCCAGGCTGCCGGTCACGGTCGAGATCGCCAGCGAGTACCGCTACCGCGAGTCGGTGCCCGATCCCGACACCCTGGTCGTGGTGATCTCGCAGTCGGGCGAGACCGCCGACACCCTGGCCGCGCTCAAGCACGCCAAGGCGCTCGGCATGGAACGCACGCTGGCGATCTGCAACGTGCCGGAATCGGCCATCGTGCGCGAGACCGCGCTGCGCTTCATCACCCGCGCCGGCCCCGAGATCGGCGTCGCCTCCACCAAGGCCTTCACCACCCAGCTCGCCGCCTTCGCGCTGCTCACGCTCGCGCTCGCCAAGCTCAACGGCCGCCTCTCCGCCGCCGACGAGGAGCGCCACCTCGGCGCGCTGCGCCACCTCCCGGTCGCGGTGCAGAAGGTGCTGGAGCTCGAGCCCGAGATCGAGAAGTGGGCGCAGCGCTTCGCCGGCAAGGAGCATGCGCTCTTCCTCGGCCGCGGCAGCCACTGGCCGATCGCCATGGAAGGCGCGCTCAAGCTCAAGGAGATCTCCTACATCCACGCCGAGGCCTACGCCGCCGGCGAGCTCAAGCACGGCCCGCTGGCGCTGGTGGACAAGGACATGCCGGTGATCGCCGTGTCGCCCGCCGACGAGCTGCTGGAAAAGCTCAAGTCCAACCTCCAGGAAGTCCGCGCCCGCGGTGGCGAGCTGTACGTCTTCGCCGACGCCGGCAGCGAGATCCCGGAGTCGGAAGGCGTGCACATCCTGCACATGCCCGAGCACTACGGCATGCTGTCGCCGGTACTGCACGTGATCCCGCTGCAACTGCTGTCGTATCACGCGGCGCTGGTGAAGGGGACGGACGTGGACAAGCCGCGGAATCTGGCGAAGTCGGTCACGGTGGAGTGA
- the glmU gene encoding bifunctional UDP-N-acetylglucosamine diphosphorylase/glucosamine-1-phosphate N-acetyltransferase GlmU, producing MEVVVLAAGQGKRMRSVLPKVLQPIAGKPMLAHVLDAARTLDARRICVVYGHGGEVVRERLDAADLAWARQEPQLGTGHAVQQALPHLTDGDMALVLYGDVPLIGVPTLRRLVAAAGGERLALLTVDMDNPTGYGRILRDAAGKVVRIVEEKDASAEERKVREVNTGILVASVARLRDWLGRIGNDNAQGEYYLTDIICLAVADGIEVTTVHPDAFAETLGVNNKLQLAELERIHQGNIARRLMEEGATLIDPARIDVRGSLSVGRDVEIDVNCVFEGEVELGDGVRVGANCVIRNARIGAGTRIEPFSHIDSTTMGQACVIGPYARTRPGTVLGADVHLGNFVEVKNSVIADHSKANHLAYVGDADVGSKVNIGAGTITCNYDGANKHRTIIEDEVFIGSDTQLVAPVRVGRGATLGAGTTLTKDAPPEQLTVTRVKQTSLNWKRPVKQPR from the coding sequence ATGGAAGTCGTCGTTCTCGCTGCCGGCCAGGGCAAGCGCATGCGCTCGGTCCTGCCCAAGGTCCTGCAACCCATCGCCGGCAAGCCGATGCTCGCGCATGTGCTCGACGCCGCACGCACGCTCGATGCCCGTCGGATCTGCGTGGTGTATGGCCATGGCGGCGAGGTGGTGCGCGAGCGCCTCGACGCGGCCGACCTGGCCTGGGCGCGGCAGGAGCCGCAGCTCGGCACCGGCCACGCGGTGCAGCAGGCGCTGCCGCACCTCACCGACGGCGACATGGCGCTGGTGCTGTACGGCGACGTGCCGCTGATCGGCGTGCCGACGCTGCGTCGCCTGGTCGCCGCGGCCGGCGGCGAGCGCCTGGCGCTGCTGACCGTCGACATGGACAACCCGACCGGTTACGGCCGCATCCTGCGCGACGCCGCGGGCAAGGTCGTGCGCATCGTCGAGGAGAAGGACGCTAGCGCCGAGGAACGAAAGGTGCGGGAAGTGAATACCGGCATCCTGGTCGCCTCGGTGGCGCGCCTCCGCGACTGGCTGGGCCGCATCGGCAACGACAACGCCCAGGGCGAGTACTACCTCACCGACATCATCTGTCTGGCGGTCGCCGACGGCATCGAGGTCACCACCGTGCACCCGGATGCCTTCGCCGAGACCCTGGGCGTCAACAACAAGCTGCAGCTCGCCGAGCTCGAGCGCATCCACCAGGGCAATATCGCCCGCCGCCTGATGGAAGAGGGCGCCACCCTCATCGACCCCGCGCGCATCGACGTGCGCGGCAGCCTCAGCGTCGGGCGCGACGTCGAGATCGACGTCAATTGCGTGTTCGAGGGCGAGGTCGAACTCGGCGACGGCGTGCGCGTCGGCGCCAACTGCGTGATCCGCAACGCCCGCATCGGCGCCGGCACCCGCATCGAGCCCTTCAGCCACATCGACAGCACGACCATGGGCCAGGCCTGCGTGATCGGCCCCTACGCGCGCACCCGTCCCGGCACCGTGCTCGGCGCCGACGTGCATCTGGGCAACTTCGTCGAGGTCAAGAACAGCGTCATCGCCGACCACTCCAAGGCCAACCACCTGGCCTACGTGGGCGACGCCGACGTCGGCAGCAAGGTCAACATCGGCGCCGGCACCATCACCTGCAACTACGACGGCGCCAACAAGCACCGCACCATCATCGAGGACGAGGTCTTCATCGGCTCCGACACCCAGCTCGTCGCCCCGGTGCGCGTCGGCCGCGGCGCCACGCTCGGCGCCGGCACCACGCTGACCAAGGACGCGCCGCCCGAGCAGCTCACCGTCACCCGCGTCAAGCAGACCAGCCTGAACTGGAAGCGCCCGGTCAAGCAGCCGCGCTGA